The following proteins are encoded in a genomic region of Streptococcus constellatus subsp. constellatus:
- a CDS encoding zinc ABC transporter substrate-binding protein AdcA, giving the protein MKKIGLLVASLLSLFLVACSNQKSANGKLNVVTTFYPVYEFTKQVTGDTANVKLLIGAGTEPHEYEPSAKAVATIQDADTFVYENENMETWVPKLLKTLKKGKVNVVKATGKMLLLPGTEEEGDHDHGKEGHHHEYDPHVWLSPKRAIKMVENIRDSLSKRYPDKKATFQKNAAAYIKKLETLDKEYTTGLANAKQKSFVTQHAAFRYLALDYGLKQVPISGLSPDSEPSAARLAELTKYIKKNNIKYIYFEENASQALASTLAKETGVKLDVLNPLESLTEKQTKDGADYISIMQSNLKALKKTTDQAGTEISAEKEKNTKTVQNGYFEDSAVKDRTLSDYAGQWQSVYPYLQDGTLDQVFDYKAKLSGKMTAAEYKAYYEKGYKTDVSHINITDKTMEFVVNGQKKKFTYKYVGKHTLTYSKGNRGVRFMFETTDKDAGKYKYVQFSDHNIAPTKAAHFHIFYGGESQEALFNELENWPTYYPTKLSGQEIAQEMLAH; this is encoded by the coding sequence AAATGGGAAGCTAAATGTTGTGACAACATTTTATCCAGTTTATGAGTTTACTAAGCAAGTGACAGGTGATACTGCTAATGTTAAATTGCTAATCGGTGCAGGGACAGAACCACATGAATATGAACCTTCTGCTAAGGCGGTTGCAACGATTCAAGATGCAGATACTTTCGTTTATGAAAATGAAAACATGGAAACTTGGGTGCCAAAATTGCTTAAAACCTTGAAAAAAGGTAAAGTGAATGTGGTGAAGGCGACTGGGAAGATGTTGCTACTGCCTGGTACAGAAGAGGAAGGAGATCATGATCATGGTAAAGAAGGACATCATCATGAATACGATCCTCATGTATGGTTATCACCAAAACGTGCTATTAAAATGGTGGAAAATATTCGTGACAGCTTAAGTAAACGCTATCCCGATAAGAAAGCGACTTTCCAAAAGAACGCAGCAGCTTACATTAAGAAATTAGAAACTCTGGATAAAGAATATACAACTGGTTTAGCAAATGCAAAACAAAAAAGTTTTGTGACGCAACATGCTGCTTTTCGATATCTTGCATTGGATTATGGTTTGAAACAAGTTCCTATTTCAGGTCTTTCACCAGATAGTGAGCCTTCAGCAGCGCGTTTGGCTGAATTGACAAAATATATTAAGAAAAACAATATTAAGTATATCTATTTTGAAGAAAATGCTTCTCAAGCATTGGCTTCTACATTGGCAAAAGAAACAGGTGTGAAGTTAGATGTCCTTAATCCGCTTGAAAGTTTGACTGAAAAGCAAACAAAAGATGGAGCAGACTACATTTCCATCATGCAATCAAACCTGAAAGCTTTGAAAAAGACGACAGATCAAGCTGGTACTGAAATTTCTGCTGAAAAAGAAAAAAATACAAAGACTGTACAAAATGGCTACTTTGAAGATAGTGCTGTCAAAGACCGTACGTTGTCTGACTATGCAGGTCAATGGCAATCCGTTTATCCATATTTGCAAGATGGAACTTTAGACCAAGTCTTTGATTACAAAGCAAAATTAAGCGGTAAGATGACAGCTGCTGAGTACAAAGCGTATTATGAAAAAGGCTATAAGACAGATGTGTCTCATATCAATATCACAGATAAGACTATGGAATTTGTAGTCAACGGACAAAAGAAAAAATTTACTTACAAATACGTTGGTAAGCATACATTGACTTATTCTAAAGGCAATCGTGGTGTGCGTTTCATGTTTGAAACAACGGATAAAGATGCTGGAAAATATAAATATGTGCAATTCAGCGACCATAATATTGCACCAACGAAAGCAGCACACTTCCATATCTTCTATGGTGGTGAAAGCCAAGAAGCACTTTTCAACGAATTAGAAAATTGGCCAACTTACTACCCAACTAAGCTGAGCGGACAAGAAATTGCCCAAGAAATGCTGGCACATTGA